From Methylomonas sp. EFPC3, a single genomic window includes:
- a CDS encoding cation:proton antiporter family protein, whose product MMELIWISAAYLTGLVASRLSFPPLVGYLAAGYALNALGVAPLADLNHIAEIGIELLLFSVGLKLKPASLIRREVISVGGAHLLMTTFFSALVFFWLERHVTGGLVLGVSLAFSSTVLAIKVLEDNGELSSLHGRDVMSILILQDIVAIGLLAVAEGKQPTHWALALFLLPLLRPLAHRMLAASRSSELLLLLGVTLALAGGVAAEKSGISADIGALLTGIMLANHAKIHELTDRLWSLKELFLVAFFLQIGISDLPSREQVFMALQLLALLPVQGILFFGLFLFAGLRARTAFVSTLALTTYSEFALITTRAVVDANLLPGEWNAVISLAVAGSLAFAAPLNRYSHVLFSWFEPFLVRFEKKTGNPDRLPESFGVAEWLVIGMGRTGVSAYQALSAQEQRVVGLDADPTVLENLLAEGRRVVYGDAEDSELWSGLRLERMKGVVITVPDVETRLLAISQLRKRGFKGRIGTLCHHQDEEPELNRAGADFVIHPLVEAGNQLARNMLGGEG is encoded by the coding sequence ATGATGGAATTGATTTGGATTAGCGCAGCCTATCTGACTGGCCTGGTCGCCAGCAGGTTGTCGTTTCCGCCGTTAGTCGGCTATCTGGCGGCCGGCTATGCCCTGAATGCGCTCGGCGTCGCGCCGTTGGCCGATCTGAACCACATCGCCGAGATCGGCATCGAACTGCTGTTGTTTTCGGTCGGGTTGAAATTGAAACCGGCGTCTTTGATCCGGCGCGAGGTGATCAGCGTCGGCGGTGCCCACCTGTTGATGACCACGTTTTTTTCGGCGCTGGTATTTTTCTGGTTGGAGCGGCATGTCACCGGCGGCTTGGTGCTGGGCGTCAGTCTGGCTTTTTCAAGTACCGTGCTGGCGATCAAGGTGCTGGAAGACAACGGCGAATTGTCGTCGCTGCACGGCCGCGACGTGATGAGTATTCTGATTTTGCAGGATATCGTCGCGATCGGGCTGCTGGCGGTGGCGGAAGGCAAACAGCCGACGCATTGGGCATTGGCCTTGTTTTTGTTGCCGCTGCTGCGGCCGCTGGCCCATCGGATGCTCGCCGCCAGCCGTTCGTCCGAACTATTGCTGCTCCTGGGGGTCACCCTGGCTTTGGCCGGTGGCGTTGCCGCCGAAAAATCGGGGATATCGGCCGACATCGGCGCGTTACTGACCGGCATCATGCTGGCCAACCATGCCAAAATCCACGAGTTGACCGACCGCTTGTGGAGCTTGAAAGAACTGTTCCTGGTGGCGTTTTTTCTGCAGATCGGTATCAGCGATCTCCCCAGCCGGGAACAAGTGTTCATGGCGCTGCAATTGTTGGCGTTGTTGCCGGTGCAAGGCATATTGTTTTTCGGTTTGTTCCTGTTTGCCGGTCTGCGGGCGCGTACCGCTTTCGTCTCGACGCTGGCGTTAACCACTTACAGCGAATTCGCGCTGATTACCACCCGTGCCGTGGTGGACGCCAACTTGCTGCCCGGCGAATGGAATGCCGTCATCAGTCTGGCGGTGGCCGGCTCGCTGGCGTTTGCGGCGCCGCTGAACCGCTACTCGCACGTCCTGTTTTCCTGGTTCGAACCGTTTCTGGTGCGCTTCGAAAAGAAAACCGGCAATCCGGACCGATTGCCGGAATCCTTCGGCGTCGCCGAATGGCTGGTGATCGGCATGGGCCGCACCGGCGTATCGGCCTACCAGGCCTTGTCGGCTCAGGAGCAGCGGGTAGTGGGCCTGGACGCCGACCCCACCGTGCTGGAAAACCTGTTGGCCGAGGGCCGGCGCGTGGTCTACGGCGATGCCGAGGACAGCGAGCTGTGGAGCGGATTGCGCCTGGAGCGAATGAAGGGCGTCGTAATTACCGTGCCGGACGTCGAAACCCGTCTGCTCGCCATCAGCCAATTGCGCAAACGCGGCTTCAAAGGCCGAATCGGCACACTGTGCCACCACCAGGACGAAGAACCCGAACTAAACCGTGCCGGCGCCGACTTCGTGATACACCCGTTGGTTGAAGCGGGTAACCAATTAGCCAGAAATATGTTGGGGGGTGAGGGGTGA
- a CDS encoding nonribosomal peptide synthetase MxaA, translating to MKSCRYLAAFSRLVVLAIAAALAAACAGGPSRPVEAFNLETPRPFGYQIGDTVPMRILVQTRPGVQLQPASLPKPGPLNRWLNLRRIELVEAGADAYRIDLEYQVFYAPLEVKALTIPGFALRFSQYGQTVEESVPPWQFTLAPLRELIARQDVDGEYLRPDQPPALLSTAAVRTNLALALAAAAVLGLKLARQYGYLPWFARRSPFKTAEKHLRRLAPAELGAGLAALHSAFNATYGAPVFGHRLPEFLRAHPEFGQIQSELVWFFDYSNRFFFAGQPDLVGADFDRLQKLCGWCRAIERGSR from the coding sequence GTGAAGTCGTGCCGATACCTAGCAGCATTCTCGCGTCTGGTGGTGTTGGCGATTGCGGCAGCGTTGGCAGCAGCGTGTGCCGGCGGCCCGAGCCGGCCGGTCGAGGCCTTCAATCTGGAGACGCCGCGGCCGTTCGGTTATCAGATCGGCGATACCGTGCCGATGCGGATTCTGGTGCAGACCCGGCCCGGCGTGCAACTGCAGCCTGCCAGCCTGCCCAAGCCCGGCCCGCTGAACCGTTGGTTGAATCTGCGCCGGATCGAACTGGTCGAGGCCGGTGCCGACGCGTACCGGATCGACCTGGAATACCAGGTGTTTTATGCGCCGCTGGAAGTGAAAGCCCTGACCATCCCCGGCTTTGCCTTACGCTTCAGTCAATACGGCCAAACCGTCGAGGAAAGCGTGCCGCCGTGGCAGTTCACGCTGGCGCCGTTGCGGGAATTGATCGCCCGGCAGGATGTCGACGGCGAATATTTACGGCCGGATCAACCGCCGGCCTTGTTGTCGACCGCTGCCGTGCGCACCAATCTGGCATTGGCGCTGGCGGCCGCGGCGGTGTTGGGCTTGAAGCTGGCGCGGCAGTACGGTTATCTGCCCTGGTTTGCCCGGCGCAGTCCGTTCAAAACCGCCGAAAAGCATTTGCGCCGCTTGGCGCCGGCCGAATTGGGCGCCGGACTGGCTGCCTTGCACAGCGCGTTTAATGCGACTTACGGTGCACCGGTATTCGGCCATCGTCTGCCGGAGTTTTTGCGGGCGCATCCCGAATTCGGCCAAATCCAATCCGAACTGGTCTGGTTTTTCGATTACTCCAACCGGTTTTTCTTTGCCGGGCAGCCGGACTTGGTCGGCGCCGATTTCGATCGCCTGCAAAAACTGTGCGGCTGGTGCCGGGCCATAGAGCGGGGCAGCCGGTGA
- a CDS encoding aminotransferase class V-fold PLP-dependent enzyme has protein sequence MKHPEFPLSDELIYLNHAAVAPWPKRTSAAVIAFAEQNRDWGSHYYPDWLKKELLIRRQFKELLNAASADDIALVKNTSEALSFVACGLTWQAGDNIVSSNEEFPSNRLPWQALAAQGVEFREADLRSAATPEDALFALVDQNTRLLTVSSIQFGSGLRMDLERIGEFCKRRGILFCVDAIQSLGAVQFDVQTCQADFAMADGHKWLFGPEGLGVFYTTPEARERLSLSQYGWHMMKDTHNYENRPWEIHPSARRFECGSPNMLGIQALSASLSLLLETGMATVETLVLERSDFLRHAIRNQPNLLLLSEAAPRLKSGIVVFKHREAGNETLYRHLQQHGVVCALRGGGVRFSPHFYNSLDEIDRALAIAADCPPAD, from the coding sequence ATGAAACATCCCGAATTTCCGCTCAGCGACGAATTGATCTACTTGAACCATGCCGCCGTGGCGCCGTGGCCGAAACGCACCAGTGCCGCCGTCATCGCCTTTGCCGAACAAAACCGCGACTGGGGTTCGCATTACTACCCGGATTGGCTGAAAAAAGAATTGCTGATTCGGCGCCAGTTCAAGGAACTGCTCAACGCGGCGTCGGCCGACGATATCGCCCTGGTCAAAAACACCTCGGAAGCGCTGTCTTTCGTGGCCTGCGGCCTGACCTGGCAAGCCGGGGACAACATCGTTTCCAGCAACGAAGAGTTCCCCTCCAACCGCCTGCCCTGGCAAGCGCTGGCGGCCCAGGGCGTGGAATTCCGCGAAGCCGACCTGCGCAGCGCAGCGACGCCGGAAGACGCGCTGTTTGCGCTGGTGGACCAAAACACCCGGCTGCTGACCGTCAGTTCGATTCAATTCGGTTCCGGCCTGAGAATGGATTTGGAGCGGATCGGCGAATTCTGCAAGCGGCGTGGCATCCTGTTTTGCGTCGACGCGATTCAAAGCCTGGGTGCGGTGCAATTCGACGTACAGACTTGCCAAGCAGATTTTGCGATGGCCGACGGCCACAAATGGCTGTTCGGCCCGGAGGGCTTGGGCGTGTTTTACACCACACCTGAGGCGAGGGAGCGGCTGAGTTTGAGCCAGTACGGCTGGCACATGATGAAGGACACCCACAACTACGAGAACCGGCCCTGGGAGATTCACCCCAGCGCCCGCCGCTTCGAATGCGGCAGCCCGAACATGCTCGGGATTCAGGCCCTGTCGGCCAGCCTGTCGTTGTTATTGGAGACCGGGATGGCAACCGTGGAAACGCTGGTGCTGGAACGCAGCGACTTTTTACGCCACGCCATCCGCAATCAGCCGAATCTGTTGTTGCTTTCCGAAGCGGCGCCCAGACTGAAGTCCGGCATCGTCGTGTTCAAACACCGCGAAGCCGGTAACGAGACGCTGTACCGGCATCTGCAACAGCACGGCGTAGTCTGCGCCTTGCGCGGCGGCGGCGTGCGTTTCTCGCCGCATTTTTACAACTCGCTGGACGAGATCGACCGGGCCTTGGCGATTGCCGCCGACTGCCCGCCGGCTGACTAA
- a CDS encoding vWA domain-containing protein encodes MNLAVEQPWLLAGLLLCALPLLRYGQRVAGHPALDLIPADGLSLAVDAAIRLLGALALAGLVLGMAGIYRTEQQVERIGHGAHIVLLLDRSNSMDQTFAGTAAETGGAESKAAAARRLLSQFVERREHDLIGVAAYSTSPLFVTPLTENKQAVAAAIAATARPALAYTNVSKGLALALSYFDQRPAAGARIVLLVSDGAAVIDPDSEAKLRELFQRQQVRLYWVFLRTANSPGLFDQPSDPRDDNAQAMPERYLHLFFSSLHIPYQAYQAEDPGAMRQAIEDINRLEQQPLHYFERIPKQDLAPLCYRSAALMLLLLIAVKACEAKC; translated from the coding sequence GTGAATCTGGCCGTCGAACAACCCTGGCTGTTGGCCGGCCTGCTGCTCTGTGCGTTGCCCTTGCTGCGCTACGGCCAGCGCGTAGCCGGCCATCCGGCGTTGGACCTGATACCGGCGGACGGGCTGTCGCTGGCGGTCGACGCCGCCATCCGGCTGCTGGGCGCGTTGGCCTTGGCGGGGCTGGTACTGGGGATGGCCGGGATTTACCGGACCGAGCAGCAGGTCGAGCGCATCGGCCATGGCGCGCATATCGTGTTGCTGCTGGACCGCAGCAACAGCATGGATCAGACCTTTGCCGGCACCGCCGCCGAAACCGGCGGGGCCGAGAGCAAGGCCGCCGCCGCCCGGCGTTTGCTAAGCCAATTCGTCGAACGCCGCGAACACGATTTGATCGGCGTCGCCGCTTACAGTACTTCGCCGCTATTCGTCACGCCGCTGACCGAGAACAAGCAGGCCGTAGCCGCCGCCATCGCCGCAACCGCGCGGCCGGCGCTGGCCTATACCAACGTCAGCAAGGGTTTGGCGCTGGCCTTATCCTACTTCGACCAACGCCCGGCGGCCGGCGCCCGTATCGTTTTGTTGGTGTCGGACGGCGCCGCGGTGATCGATCCGGACAGCGAAGCCAAGCTCAGAGAATTGTTTCAGCGCCAGCAGGTACGCTTGTACTGGGTGTTTTTACGCACCGCCAATAGCCCGGGCCTGTTCGACCAGCCGAGCGATCCGCGCGACGACAACGCCCAGGCCATGCCGGAGCGCTATTTGCATTTGTTCTTTTCCAGCCTGCACATTCCCTATCAGGCCTATCAAGCGGAAGACCCCGGCGCGATGCGGCAGGCGATCGAGGATATCAACCGGCTGGAACAACAGCCGCTGCATTATTTCGAACGGATTCCGAAGCAGGATTTGGCGCCGCTGTGCTACCGCAGCGCGGCGTTGATGCTGTTACTCCTGATCGCTGTTAAAGCTTGCGAGGCCAAATGTTAA
- a CDS encoding vWA domain-containing protein, with protein MTLVKDFRFWLLAAALVLALVAAAGPTRVARQPLYRLVFVVDITRSMNTEDYQSDGQSVSRLEFVKQTLRRQLLALPCQSQVGLGVFTERRSVVLFEPIEVCAGFAEIDAAIAALDWRMAWAADSRIASGLASTLEAFKNSRDSLVFFSDGQEAPPPNPRYQPDLTVFKGQVKGLIVGVGGDQAAPIPKFDANGKRLGFYRPEDVPHRSTFGESDLNPEKIEGYDARNAPFGSRAVSGDEHLSRLHEDYLRKLAGDSGLRYQRLLDAESLGLALAQSGFAEPGQTETDIAWQFAGLAGLALAALYWRN; from the coding sequence ATGACGCTAGTCAAGGATTTTCGTTTCTGGCTGTTGGCCGCGGCGCTGGTGTTGGCCCTGGTCGCGGCGGCCGGGCCGACCCGCGTTGCCCGCCAGCCCTTGTACCGGCTGGTGTTCGTCGTCGACATCACCCGCAGCATGAACACCGAGGACTATCAGAGCGACGGCCAGTCCGTCAGCCGGCTGGAGTTCGTCAAGCAGACCCTGCGCCGGCAACTGCTGGCCTTGCCCTGCCAATCGCAAGTCGGTTTGGGCGTGTTTACCGAACGGCGTTCGGTAGTGTTGTTCGAACCGATCGAAGTCTGTGCCGGCTTTGCTGAAATCGATGCGGCCATCGCGGCCTTGGATTGGCGCATGGCCTGGGCGGCGGACAGCCGCATCGCCTCCGGCCTGGCATCGACGCTGGAAGCCTTCAAAAACAGCCGGGATAGTTTGGTATTTTTCAGTGACGGCCAGGAAGCGCCGCCGCCGAATCCGCGCTACCAACCGGATTTGACCGTATTCAAAGGTCAGGTCAAGGGCTTGATCGTCGGCGTCGGCGGCGACCAGGCGGCGCCGATTCCGAAATTCGATGCCAACGGCAAGCGTTTGGGGTTTTACCGGCCGGAAGATGTACCGCACCGCTCCACTTTCGGCGAGTCCGATTTGAATCCGGAAAAAATCGAAGGCTACGACGCTCGCAACGCGCCGTTCGGCAGCCGGGCAGTGAGCGGCGACGAGCATTTGAGCCGCTTGCACGAAGACTATCTGCGTAAACTGGCCGGCGACAGCGGCTTGCGCTATCAGCGCCTGCTGGATGCGGAAAGCTTGGGTTTGGCGCTGGCACAGAGCGGCTTTGCCGAACCGGGGCAGACCGAAACCGACATCGCCTGGCAATTTGCCGGGTTGGCCGGGTTGGCGCTGGCGGCGCTGTACTGGCGCAACTAA
- a CDS encoding MxaP protein — protein MDWKRFLPALVPHAGLGHLLETYLTWSGVGIISSLIASMLDAYSDIPYAAYYTSALNDAVGFKFWILLSVIGILLFCVSVPVLYLSLRLPQLAGFSARLRRFTYTFFLVAFDEGALMIGILTANFFDTNERISLLANKSFLFSDVGFFTIVALLILDSLLWLLGEAIYSRNQRGYSGVVELLVNAPLKYALPGYLLVTGLVVQVVVTQ, from the coding sequence ATGGATTGGAAACGATTTTTACCCGCACTGGTCCCGCACGCCGGGCTCGGCCATTTGCTGGAAACCTATTTGACCTGGTCCGGTGTCGGCATCATCAGTTCCTTGATTGCCAGCATGCTGGACGCCTATTCCGACATTCCGTACGCCGCTTACTACACCAGCGCGCTGAACGACGCGGTCGGCTTCAAGTTCTGGATTTTGTTGTCGGTGATCGGCATTTTGCTGTTTTGCGTCAGCGTGCCGGTGCTGTACTTGTCCTTGCGCTTGCCGCAACTGGCCGGATTTTCGGCGCGCTTGCGCCGCTTTACCTACACCTTCTTCCTGGTCGCGTTCGACGAAGGGGCGTTGATGATCGGCATTTTGACCGCCAACTTTTTCGATACCAACGAACGCATTTCGCTGTTGGCCAATAAGTCGTTCCTGTTCAGCGACGTCGGCTTCTTCACCATTGTTGCGCTGTTGATATTGGACTCGCTGCTGTGGCTGCTGGGCGAGGCGATTTACAGCCGCAATCAGCGCGGTTATTCCGGCGTGGTGGAACTGCTGGTGAATGCGCCGCTGAAATATGCCTTGCCGGGTTATTTACTGGTGACCGGGCTGGTAGTGCAGGTCGTCGTCACCCAATAG
- a CDS encoding methanol dehydrogenase: MNKLVLLGAVLLALGLSGTAKAYDGTKCKEAGNCWEPKPGYPAQVAGSKYDPKHDPNELNKQAQSIKEMEARNAKRTEVLAKTGKFVYDVEDK, translated from the coding sequence ATGAACAAATTAGTACTGTTAGGTGCGGTATTGCTGGCCCTGGGGCTGTCCGGCACGGCGAAAGCCTACGACGGCACCAAATGCAAAGAAGCCGGCAACTGCTGGGAACCGAAGCCTGGCTATCCGGCGCAAGTAGCCGGCAGCAAATACGACCCGAAACACGATCCGAACGAGTTGAACAAACAAGCCCAGTCGATCAAGGAAATGGAAGCGCGCAACGCCAAACGCACCGAAGTTCTGGCGAAAACCGGCAAGTTCGTTTACGACGTGGAAGACAAATAA
- the moxJ gene encoding methanol oxidation system protein MoxJ — translation MKNTIRIFTALALGLGFATAQAEQPALKVCTAENEMPYANQAGEGFENKLAHYVAEQMGRKLETVTWTDPRYFIRDYLDKGLCDVVMGVDAGDPRLLTTAPYYRSGYVFISREQDALDLQNWDSPALKQAKRIAFAPGTPAETMLRTIGRYNEMFNYQQELAGFKSKRNQYVKYDNDKLVNEVASGKAEIAILWGPAAARYVKAAATPLTMTLIPDNAKRADGEKVGLHYSTAIGVRKGDTALLEQLNKIVREKQDDIEELLEAEGIPLLEEPASALSMN, via the coding sequence ATGAAAAACACTATCCGCATTTTTACCGCATTGGCTCTGGGCCTGGGTTTTGCCACGGCCCAAGCCGAGCAACCGGCGTTGAAAGTCTGCACCGCCGAAAACGAAATGCCTTATGCCAACCAAGCCGGCGAGGGCTTCGAGAACAAGCTGGCGCACTACGTAGCCGAGCAAATGGGCCGCAAGCTGGAAACGGTGACCTGGACCGACCCGCGTTACTTCATCCGCGACTACCTGGACAAGGGCTTGTGCGACGTGGTGATGGGTGTCGATGCCGGCGATCCGCGCCTGCTGACTACGGCGCCGTATTACCGCTCCGGTTACGTCTTTATCAGCCGCGAGCAGGATGCGCTGGATCTGCAGAACTGGGACAGTCCGGCACTGAAACAAGCCAAACGCATCGCTTTCGCGCCGGGTACGCCGGCCGAGACCATGTTGCGGACCATCGGCCGTTACAACGAAATGTTCAATTACCAACAAGAATTGGCCGGCTTCAAGTCCAAGCGTAACCAGTACGTCAAATACGACAACGACAAACTGGTCAACGAAGTGGCATCCGGCAAAGCCGAAATCGCGATTTTGTGGGGACCGGCGGCGGCGCGTTACGTGAAGGCTGCGGCGACACCACTGACGATGACGCTGATTCCGGATAACGCCAAGCGTGCCGACGGCGAGAAAGTCGGTCTGCACTACAGCACCGCGATCGGGGTGCGCAAAGGCGATACCGCATTGCTGGAGCAATTGAACAAAATCGTGCGCGAGAAACAGGACGATATCGAGGAACTGCTGGAAGCGGAAGGTATTCCGCTGCTGGAGGAACCCGCTAGCGCCTTGTCCATGAACTAA
- a CDS encoding MxaK protein yields the protein MLIRRIKHGFWWTALAAALAVALSQAWLWAGIAGQNRLIGQLLAGRDVAVEDLANADPALRLARAVYLRKAGRYDDALATLNLLLQQVPPALRAQARYNLGNLYLAQAQEKLKAGGVDSATPLVGLAKQAYREALAADPGFWDAKYNLEVAMRLLPEMDRINSGNQEDDGSQKSELWTSLPGFPRGLP from the coding sequence ATGTTAATCAGACGCATCAAACACGGTTTTTGGTGGACCGCGCTGGCCGCGGCACTGGCGGTGGCACTGAGCCAGGCCTGGCTCTGGGCCGGAATTGCCGGGCAAAACCGGCTGATCGGGCAGTTGCTGGCCGGACGCGATGTCGCGGTCGAGGATTTGGCTAATGCCGATCCGGCGCTGCGACTGGCGCGGGCGGTGTATTTACGCAAAGCCGGGCGTTACGACGATGCGTTGGCGACCTTGAACCTGTTGTTGCAGCAGGTGCCGCCGGCCTTGCGCGCTCAGGCCCGCTACAATCTGGGCAATCTGTATCTGGCCCAAGCCCAGGAGAAGTTGAAGGCAGGCGGTGTCGATAGTGCGACGCCGTTGGTCGGCTTGGCCAAACAGGCCTACCGCGAGGCGCTGGCAGCCGACCCCGGCTTTTGGGATGCCAAATACAATCTGGAAGTGGCGATGCGTTTACTGCCGGAAATGGACCGGATCAACAGCGGCAATCAGGAAGACGACGGTTCGCAAAAGTCCGAACTGTGGACTTCGTTGCCGGGCTTTCCGCGTGGCTTGCCGTAA
- a CDS encoding MoxR family ATPase — protein MNSEHQLSDGCEQALNFERQINRIVIGQQAAVRNLTIAVFARGHVLLEGQVGVGKTTLLRTVAQGLGGRYQRIEGTIDLMPSDLVYYTYLDQDGRPRVDPGPLLKQGEELAVFFFNEINRARPQVHSLLLRVMAERAVGAFNREYRMPHMLVFADRNRVEREETFELPAAARDRFLMEINIAAPDDDAVLDQLMFDPRFHDVDALIEAMPASAIGYQNLNALGAAIQQRVQAAPALHKYALELWQATAKPQAYGISLSDVDIGQLLQSGASPRGMSYLIRAAKVRAWLEGRDSLWPEDLQAVYAPTMSHRLFLNPIYAYRREVLLPELVNQILQRIAAP, from the coding sequence ATGAATTCAGAACATCAACTCAGCGACGGGTGCGAACAGGCCCTGAATTTCGAGCGCCAAATCAACCGCATCGTGATCGGCCAGCAGGCCGCGGTGCGCAACCTGACCATCGCGGTGTTCGCCCGCGGCCACGTGTTATTGGAAGGCCAGGTCGGCGTCGGCAAGACCACCTTGCTGCGTACCGTCGCTCAGGGCTTGGGCGGCCGTTACCAACGCATCGAGGGCACGATCGATCTGATGCCGTCGGATTTGGTGTATTACACCTACCTGGACCAGGACGGCCGGCCGCGGGTCGATCCGGGGCCGCTGCTGAAACAGGGCGAGGAACTGGCGGTATTTTTCTTCAACGAAATCAATCGCGCCCGGCCGCAAGTGCATTCGCTGCTGCTGCGGGTGATGGCCGAGCGCGCCGTCGGCGCCTTCAACCGCGAATACCGGATGCCGCACATGCTGGTATTCGCCGACCGCAACCGGGTCGAACGCGAGGAGACCTTCGAATTGCCGGCCGCCGCCCGCGACCGTTTTCTGATGGAAATCAACATCGCCGCGCCCGATGACGACGCGGTACTGGATCAGTTGATGTTCGACCCGCGTTTCCACGATGTCGATGCCTTGATTGAGGCAATGCCGGCGTCGGCGATCGGTTATCAAAACCTGAACGCGCTGGGCGCAGCGATTCAACAGCGGGTGCAGGCCGCGCCGGCCCTGCACAAATATGCGCTGGAGCTGTGGCAGGCGACTGCCAAGCCGCAGGCTTACGGCATTAGCCTCAGCGACGTCGACATCGGCCAATTGCTGCAATCCGGCGCCAGCCCGCGCGGCATGAGCTATCTGATTCGTGCGGCCAAGGTCAGGGCCTGGCTGGAAGGCCGCGACAGCTTGTGGCCGGAGGACTTGCAGGCCGTGTATGCGCCGACCATGAGCCATCGCCTGTTTTTAAACCCCATTTACGCCTATCGCCGGGAGGTCTTGCTTCCGGAACTGGTCAACCAAATCTTGCAGCGCATCGCCGCACCCTAA
- the moxG gene encoding cytochrome c(L), periplasmic, with translation MKLKTFFNGVALTLSLATVSAVQADITLRHALTGEALDLSFAKKGGNTDKFKQFMQTGKNPYNGDAEAAKKGESLYMTGCSGCHGHEAEGKLGPGLADDYWTYPRGLTDQGLFEILFGGANGMMGPQYVNFSTDDMLHIMAFLRSIYKGDPKKAEWLK, from the coding sequence ATGAAATTGAAGACATTTTTCAACGGCGTAGCGCTGACTCTGTCGCTGGCAACGGTGTCCGCCGTTCAAGCAGACATCACCTTGCGTCATGCCTTGACCGGCGAAGCGCTGGATTTGAGTTTCGCCAAGAAAGGCGGCAATACCGACAAATTCAAGCAATTCATGCAGACCGGCAAAAACCCTTACAACGGCGACGCCGAAGCCGCCAAGAAGGGCGAGAGCCTGTACATGACCGGCTGCTCCGGCTGCCACGGCCACGAAGCCGAAGGCAAACTGGGTCCCGGTCTGGCCGACGACTACTGGACCTATCCGCGCGGTCTGACCGACCAGGGCTTGTTCGAAATCCTGTTCGGCGGCGCCAACGGCATGATGGGCCCGCAATACGTCAACTTCAGCACCGACGACATGCTGCACATCATGGCGTTCTTGCGCAGCATTTATAAGGGCGATCCGAAGAAGGCGGAGTGGTTGAAATAA
- a CDS encoding MxaS protein — protein sequence MASRIEPFCYRLPRPAVEVYPGTHPGQMVGNGQLFKRHEALLARPDPRRLDLRASLLDPFGQYRVKAYQEHDRVEVMVLADLSASLAYRGVFDKRQVMLDLIRAIAESALACGDRIGFAGFGPDEKPLLYAPPGGDLSWLSSLSGIIEQLPQQRGCQGLWQAGAYLPRRRALLFLLGDGHWPTAQLPALLASVGRHELVPLLIWDAAEYRALPDWGLLALQDPESGRCRRLWLRPALKRRIELAYSRRRSLLQRLFRAAGSEPLFIEQGYRVEQFNRYFLERAA from the coding sequence ATGGCCTCCCGTATCGAACCTTTCTGCTATCGTTTGCCCAGACCGGCCGTCGAGGTTTACCCCGGCACCCATCCCGGCCAGATGGTCGGCAACGGCCAATTATTCAAACGCCATGAGGCGCTACTGGCGCGGCCCGATCCGCGCCGGCTGGATTTGCGCGCCAGTCTGCTCGATCCGTTCGGCCAATACCGGGTCAAGGCCTACCAGGAACATGACCGGGTCGAGGTCATGGTATTGGCGGACCTGTCGGCGTCGCTGGCTTACCGCGGCGTTTTCGATAAACGCCAAGTCATGCTCGACCTGATTCGTGCCATCGCCGAATCGGCTTTGGCTTGCGGTGATCGGATCGGTTTTGCCGGTTTCGGTCCCGACGAGAAGCCCTTGTTGTATGCGCCGCCCGGCGGCGATCTGAGTTGGTTGTCGTCCTTGAGCGGCATCATCGAACAATTGCCGCAGCAACGCGGCTGCCAAGGTTTGTGGCAGGCCGGCGCTTACTTGCCGCGGCGGCGGGCCTTGTTGTTTTTGCTCGGCGACGGCCATTGGCCGACCGCGCAATTGCCTGCTTTATTGGCGAGCGTAGGTCGCCACGAACTGGTGCCGTTGTTGATCTGGGACGCCGCCGAATACCGCGCCTTGCCGGATTGGGGGTTGCTGGCACTGCAAGATCCGGAAAGCGGTCGCTGCCGGCGATTGTGGCTGCGGCCGGCCCTGAAACGGCGCATCGAGCTAGCCTACAGCCGGCGCCGGTCCCTGTTGCAGCGTTTGTTTCGCGCCGCCGGCAGCGAACCGCTGTTCATCGAACAGGGGTATCGGGTCGAACAATTCAATCGTTATTTCCTGGAGCGGGCAGCGTGA